TGGGAAAATAGACTCTAAATCCCAATTCATTGTGTACTTCATAGCTAACTCCCTTTCCAATTTAAACTAAATTAATTATAACGCAATTGCGTTAAATAGCAACTAGCTAGCCAAATCGTCAGCCTAAAGTCTGAAGTGAGATTGGTTCTTTTGGCGGTAGGTTAGCGACTTTTATTTCGCTATAATAAAGTTATCAAATAGCTTTTATAGAAAAGAGGAGTAGAAAATGAGTCGTAATTTTAAAGTTTTTTTAGCAATTGAAGGTATTCTGGCATTATCATTTATTCAAGATTTGGTTCGAAATCCAATTTTGGTTACATTACTGATTGGGAGTTTCATTATCATGGCCGTTGCAAATAAAAATAATAATCACGATTTAGGAAAAAAAGCACTTTACCTATGTATTGGTAGCCTATTAGTTGGGTTATTTACATCTGGCGTATTTGCAGCTATGCTAATTGTTGTTTTAATCTGGTGGATTATCTTTGGCTTAGATGAATTAAGCTACCATATCCAAAAAAGAAATTAAATAGTGCTTGGTAGGTAAAAAAGACCTTCATAGGGTCTTTTTATTTTGTCCTTCTGTAGCTATTTTTTAATAAAATGATAAAATTTAAGTTAAAAGGCTGTATTTTTTTTGAAAAAATAGTACGATAGTAGGGCTAGCTCTGATTACTTATGAACTTGAGTGAACTCAATGCGCTTTTTAATAGACTGACTCTTTTGATACAAGAAAGGATTTAAAAAATGAAAATGAAAGCCAGTACCAAAGATAATTTATTTATTGTTTTAGCTATTTTTATGATGGGAGTGCTGTTTTATAGTTCTTCACAACCCTATGGGAAACAATCAGTTACACCTTTATTAGATCAAATTTTGGTTAATCAACCTTTTAAGGAGTTACTAAGTGGTGTGAATTTTCATTATGCTGGAAGTGAAGTTAGCATTGCCGCCCAAGGTTATTCGTCTTTTATTGAATTTTTTATTCGTAAAGGAGCCCACTTTGGTACCTATTTCTTACTAGGTTTGTTTTGGTTTTTAGGATTGAAAAATAAATTAAGTAGTAGTAGTTTAGCCGCTTTAATTGCCTGGCTTTTAGCTGCTGGATATGCTGCTTTTGATGAATTTCACCAAAGTTTTACAGCTGATCGAACACCGCTTTTTCAAGATGTCATTTTAGATAGCGTTGGCGCATTGACAGGGATATTAGTAGCTTTATTATTTATTCAATTATTTACTAAGAAGAAAAGAAAAAAAACTAAACGCTAAATTGTCTAGTTTTCTTTCTAAATATAGGTAGCTGAAAGGAGAAATTAAAATGAATCGAAAAATTATACTTTATATTGCAAGCTCATTAGATGGGTATATTGCTAAGCCTGATGGTGATTTAGATTGGCTTATTAATAGTGAAAACGATGGGGATAATGGTTTGTTTGCGTTTATGGGACAAATTGATACAACGATAATGGGAAGAACAACATATGATGAAGTGCTAGGTTTTGATGTGCCTTTTCCATATGTAGGTTACGAAAATTATGTCTTTACAAACCATCCACCAGTAAATGATGAAAATGGGGTTCATTTTATTAAGGGAGACATTAAAGCGTTTATTTCCACAATTAAAAAAACAGCTGGAAAAGATATCTTTTTAATTGGAGGCAGCCAAATCATTACTGAATTTTTAGCGCTAGATTTAATTGATGAAATTATTTTATCAATTGCTCCTGTTTTAATAGGTAAAGGCATTCCACTTTTTGCTGGTGATTATTTAGAAAAACGCTACAAATTAGACCAAGTTAGACAGTATAAAGAGCTTGTTCAAATTAATTATAAATCCTTGTAACGTGAGGCTAAACTAAAGAGGATTTGCCTTTCGTAGTAAATGTTTGGTAAAATGAATGCGTTACCGTTAAAAAATACACACTGAAATGAGGGGATTTGGATGTCAGGACATTCGAAATGGAGTAATATTCAAGGACGAAAAAATGCACAAGATACCAAAAGAGGTCAAATTTTTCAAAAAATATCAAGAGAAATCTATATGGCTGTTAAGAGTGGTGGACCTGACCCGAGCACCAATCCTCAGCTGCGTATGATGATGGATAAAGCTAAGTCTGCAAATATGCCAAATGATAATGTGAAACGGGCAATTGCGAAGGGTAGTCAAAGTGGTGAAGGTGAAAATTATGAAGAAATCACTTATGAAGGCTATGGTCCTAATGGAATTGCAGTTTTAGTGCACACATTGACAGACAATCGTAATCGGACTGGAACCAATGTCCGAGTAGCGTTTAATAAAAACGGGGGATCACTGGGAGAAACAGGTTCAGTTAGTTATATGTTTGATCGAAAAGGCTATCTGGCAATCGAGCGTCGTGATTTGGCAGTTGATGAAGATACAATGTTAATGAATGTTTTAGAAGCTGGTGGCGAAGATATGGAGACTAGTGATGAAGTCTTTGAAATTTATACAGAACCAAGTGATTTTATTTCTGTGCGAGATGCTTTAGAAGCCAGTGGATATAAGTTAGCTCAAGCTGAAATTACAATGGTGCCTCAAACTACAAATGAATTGCCAGCTGATAAAAGAGCCTTATTTCAAACGATGCTTGATAAATTGGAAGAGGATGATGACGTATCAGAAGTATTTCATAATGCTGAAATGTAAAAAGAAAATAAACTGATTTAGACTTTTTCTTATTTGGAGACAAGAAAGGGACTTGCAGGAAAGTTGGAGGGGTTAAAATTGAAAAAAGGTGTATTAGTTTATTCAGGAACTCCAATGATGGGAAGAAGTGTTATTCGTTCTTCAGCAGTTGGATTGTTTGATGTAGGAAATCCACAAAAATATGTTGAAAAAATGAAGGCAGTCATTCAAGAAAAAAAATTGATTGGTCGTTTAAGTTAGATGAAACAGAATCTGATTTGGAAGAATTATTAAAAGAACAGACCGATTTAATTGTGTTATTACCAGGACTTGAAAGAAAATTTAGTCACGGCAATTTTCCTGTAGAAAAATATATTCAATTAAATTCGTTGGATTTCCATAGCTATAATCTTGCACCAGTTCTTGCTTTTATGGAAAAATAAAAGAAGAGAATTGGGATACAGGGGGATATCAAATCATGATTAGAGTAGGAAGGAAAGCTGACGTTTACGAGGTTGTACCTTTAATAGTAGAAATGATTGTCGAAGCTGAGCTGAGTATTTTAGCCACAATGAGTTCTGAGGAATTAACTCAACTATTACAACTTGGCTTCCAACTTGAAGATTATCGATACAGTTATAAGAATGCAATTGTTCTAACGAATAATCTTGATGAGACCGTGGGTGTTGCTTTTGGTTATCCTGGAGAATTGGGACCTATTATAGATCAACCCTTCACTCCAATTCTAGTGAGTCATGGTTTTAGTGAAGAGTTTGTTTTTTTCCCAGACCGAGAAACATTTCAAGAAGAATGGTATCTAGATATTATGATTATTAAAGCCAATCAGCGTGGAAAAGGCTATGGGAAAGAATTATTACAAGCTATTTTAAATTCAAAAAAAGGAACGATTGGGTTAAATTGTGCTCAAAATAACCCTCAGCTTCTTCAGTTTTATGCTTCTTTCAATTTCAAAACAGTAGGATCATTAGTGATTGGTGGACATAGATACAATCATATGCAAGTAGAAGTGTAATCAAATAAAAAAGCAAGTTGAGATCGGTCTCAACTTGCTTTTTTTATTCACTTGTTACTTGTTTAGTAAAACCTTCTCCAACTACACGTTGAACATCATTAATAATAAAGAAAGCTTTTGGATCATATTTATTTACAATCTTAGTCAAATGAAGTAACTGTTGCCGATTGACTACTGTGTACAAAATTTTACGATCTTGTTTTAAGTAATAGCCTTGACCATGAAAAATAGTAATACCACGTTCCAATTCTTTATCAATATCACGGGCAATCAGCTCATATTGGTCAGAAATAATAGTAACGGATTTCTTAGGATTAAAGCCTTCCAAAAGAAAATCAAGAACTTTTGTAGAAACGTATAAAGATAGGACTGTAAAGAGCATGTTTTCTAATCCGATAATAAAAACAGAAGGAATAACAACAATTAGGTCGAA
This Carnobacterium maltaromaticum DSM 20342 DNA region includes the following protein-coding sequences:
- a CDS encoding DUF7649 domain-containing protein; this encodes MSRNFKVFLAIEGILALSFIQDLVRNPILVTLLIGSFIIMAVANKNNNHDLGKKALYLCIGSLLVGLFTSGVFAAMLIVVLIWWIIFGLDELSYHIQKRN
- a CDS encoding GNAT family N-acetyltransferase, translated to MIRVGRKADVYEVVPLIVEMIVEAELSILATMSSEELTQLLQLGFQLEDYRYSYKNAIVLTNNLDETVGVAFGYPGELGPIIDQPFTPILVSHGFSEEFVFFPDRETFQEEWYLDIMIIKANQRGKGYGKELLQAILNSKKGTIGLNCAQNNPQLLQFYASFNFKTVGSLVIGGHRYNHMQVEV
- a CDS encoding VanZ family protein translates to MKMKASTKDNLFIVLAIFMMGVLFYSSSQPYGKQSVTPLLDQILVNQPFKELLSGVNFHYAGSEVSIAAQGYSSFIEFFIRKGAHFGTYFLLGLFWFLGLKNKLSSSSLAALIAWLLAAGYAAFDEFHQSFTADRTPLFQDVILDSVGALTGILVALLFIQLFTKKKRKKTKR
- a CDS encoding dihydrofolate reductase family protein, with the protein product MNRKIILYIASSLDGYIAKPDGDLDWLINSENDGDNGLFAFMGQIDTTIMGRTTYDEVLGFDVPFPYVGYENYVFTNHPPVNDENGVHFIKGDIKAFISTIKKTAGKDIFLIGGSQIITEFLALDLIDEIILSIAPVLIGKGIPLFAGDYLEKRYKLDQVRQYKELVQINYKSL
- a CDS encoding YebC/PmpR family DNA-binding transcriptional regulator, with protein sequence MSGHSKWSNIQGRKNAQDTKRGQIFQKISREIYMAVKSGGPDPSTNPQLRMMMDKAKSANMPNDNVKRAIAKGSQSGEGENYEEITYEGYGPNGIAVLVHTLTDNRNRTGTNVRVAFNKNGGSLGETGSVSYMFDRKGYLAIERRDLAVDEDTMLMNVLEAGGEDMETSDEVFEIYTEPSDFISVRDALEASGYKLAQAEITMVPQTTNELPADKRALFQTMLDKLEEDDDVSEVFHNAEM